In Schistocerca serialis cubense isolate TAMUIC-IGC-003099 chromosome 3, iqSchSeri2.2, whole genome shotgun sequence, the following proteins share a genomic window:
- the LOC126470997 gene encoding uncharacterized protein LOC126470997 has translation MKQQKRLKCIIYTSEAESKMCWIDCFQAPPSMNQVLSKVEDMRHLKMAGSKIDGKCPAVMKVLYKEKKWLVNFVSTLAGYDLDLSHLNVTPQEHICRHCIQDSNSERVYLATLQDLHNTRASYNLASKSVRHQHDAISVEAWVQEVQESDNACVLFCKPQEIITNQHAKLRSEDFMLVIMNTAQDELLAKYGNDYICVDGTGGLNAYDFELTTILVLADKRQEYPCAFLISNRDDSDVLNIFFNYIKSQYHLKWRGLLQRDLNGTWHVNRTWTNNINSKVLHKDQRTEVYKLVKTLIQVRDVAIFEESLQKALQKLYGDTDTTKFSYYLRTYYEKYVNCWAYCHMQAGLNTNMHLESMHKALKYVHANAKQVKRLDKGISALMSFVTTKLFDGLTVIMRGKVTITIKYICARHKSVLMDDFITKVDSGWEVPSSKSNDIFLVKDNDIHCKCKLVCSKCEVHIHQYSCTCIDYSIKLNVCKYIHIVCQTEKKSRGEIPWQNHVLSDALVVDAEDLSATDEREASWAQVSTNTSCNNPEALSDEKKKTVSMFPGVIAGMSTAKVKLAKNWR, from the exons ATGAAGCAGCAGAAGAGGTTGAAGTGTATTATATACACATCTGAAGCAGAGTCAAAAATGTGTTGGATTGATTGTTTCCAAGCCCCACCATCAATGAA TCAGGTTCTCTCCAAAGTTGAAGATATGAGACACCTCAAAATGGCAGGCAGTAAAATTGATGGAAAGTGCCCTGCAGTGATGAAAGTCCTCTATAAGGAAAAAAAGTGGCTTGTTAATTTTGTGTCCACTCTTGCTGGATATGATCTAGACCTAAGTCATTTGAATGTGACACCACAAGAGCATATTTGCAGACATTGCA TTCAGGATTCCAATTCAGAGAGAGTATATCTCGCAACATTGCAGGACTTGCATAACACTAGAGCTTCTTATAATTTGGcttcaaagtcagtcagacatCAACACGATGCCATCAGCGTAGAAGCTTGGGTACAAGAAGTTCAGGAAAGTGATAATGCGTGCGTATTATTTTGTAAGCCTCAAGAAATAATCACTAACCAGCATGCGAAATTGAGAAGTGAGGATTTCATGTTGGTAATAATGAACACTGCACAAGATGAATTATTGGCAAAATATGGAAATGATTATATTTGTGTTGATGGGACTGGTGGTCTAAATGCCTATGATTTTGAACTTACCACAATACTAGTACTGGCTGATAAGAGACAAGAATATCCATGCGCTTTCCTCATTTCTAACAGAGATGACAGtgatgtattaaatatatttttcaactATATAAAGTCTCAG TATCACTTGAAATGGAGGGGTCTCCTACAAAGAGACTTGAATGGCACCTGGCATGTGAATAGAACATGGACGAACAACATTAACAGTAAAGTTCTACATAAGGACCAGAGAACTGAGGTGTACAAGCTTGTGAAGACATTAATACAGGTAAGAGATGTTGCTATATTTGAAGAATCACTGCAAAAAGCACTCCAGAAGCTCTATGGTGATACAGATACAACCAAATTCAGTTATTATTTGAGGACCTACTATGAAAAATATGTTAACTGTTGGGCATATTGTCACATGCAAGCTGGACTCAATACAAACATGCACCTGGAGAGTATGCACAAGGCTTTAAAATATGTACATGCTAATGCAAAGCAAGTGAAAAGACTGGACAAAGGTATATCTGCACTGATGTCATTTGTAACCACAAAGCTGTTTGATGGGCTTACTGTTATCATGAGAGGAAAGGTAACTATTACAATAAAATACATTTGTGCTAGGCACAAATCTGTTTTAATGGATGACTTCATTACTAAGGTAGACAGTGGTTGGGAAGTACCTTCTTCAAAATCAAACGATATCTTCCTTGTGAAGGACAATGACATTCACTGCAAGTGTAAATTAGTATGCAGTAAATGCGAAGTGCACATTCATCAGTATTCTTGCACATGCATTGATTATAGTATTAAATTAAATGTATGTAAGTACATTCATATTGTTTGCCAAACAGAAAAGAAGAGCAGAGGTGAGATTCCATGGCAAAATCATGTACTGTCAGATGCACTTGTTGTTGATGCTGAAGATTTGTCTGCGACTGATGAGAGGGAAGCAAGTTGGGCACAAGTAAGCACAAATACTAGCTGCAACAACCCAGAAGCATTGTCAGATGAAAAGAAGAAGACTGTCTCAATGTTTCCGGGAGTCATTGCTGGCATGTCAACTGCTAAAGTTAAGCTAGCCAAAAATTGGCGATGA